CCCTGTTGATTAAATTCTCTTTGAGGTAATTGGTGCAGTGTTTTACCTTCTAATTTTGCTGCAATGAGTGAAGATAACAAACTGGCACGAAAGGCACTTCGCAGTTCAAACATATCTACCGTCATCAGTATTTCGTTAGTATTGTTCCTTATTGGTTCGTTAGGGCTGTTGCTCATCAATGCCAAACAACTTTCTGATTACTTAAAAGAGAATGTGATTTTAACGGTCATGCTCAAACAAGATGCAGCAGAAGCAGATATTCAAAATCTTAAAAAACAGTTAGATGGTAATGCTTTTATCAAAGAAGTAACATACATCAGCAGTGAACAGGCAGCAGAACAGTTAAAACAAGAACTGGGCGAAGATTTTAATACATTCTTAGGATTTAATCCACTGCTTCCACTGATGGAAATCAAGCTAAAGCCCGACTATACAGAGGAGAATAACATTTTGCAGCTAAAGGATTTTATTTCCAAAAACAATATTGTTAAGGAAGTCTATTTTCAGGAGTCGTTGCTCGATGCCATCAATAAAAATATCAGAAACATCAGTCTTATCATTCTTGGCTTCAGTGCTGTGTTGTTCTTTATTGCAGGTGCTTTAATTAACAACACCATCAGACTGGCACTTTATGCAAAAAGAATGCTCATAAAGAGCATGAAGTTAGTTGGGGCTACACGAAATTTTATCAGAAAACCGTTTATAGTAAGAGGAATTTTGCAGGGATTGATAGGTGCTGTCATCGCCAATATGATGATTTTAGTGGTGTTTTATTATGCCAAAAAACAGATTCCTGAAATCATAGCATTTGAAAATCCGGTGAATTTGAGCATCGTTTTAGGTATTGTGGTGTTTTTAGGTATTTTTATTTCAGGATTCAGCACCTATTTTGCAGTAAATAAATATCTTCGCCAACGAACTGAAGACATCTTTTAATAATTCAAATTCATGGCAAAGGAAAAAACCATAACCAAAAGTACCACAGCAAAGCCTGCATCAAAACCGGAAATACAATTAGCCTTTCGGGAAAATAAATTACATGCTTATGATTGGCGGCATTGTTCTTATACTGCTTGGCTATATGCTTATGAGTGGTGGCGGTTCTGCTGATCCGAAAGTTTTTAATCCTGCCATTTTTGATACACAACGATTGACGGTTGCTCCAATAATGGTAGTGCTTGGTTATGCCCTTGAAGTGTTTGCCATTGTTGTAAACGCCAAAGATTAAATACGCTTCCATCTGTCTTAATGAATACACTACAGGCTATCATTCTGGCCATCATTGAAGGTATCACAGAGTTCCTACCTGTTTCTTCTACCGGTCACATGATTATCGGCTCCTCCGTAATGGGCATTGCCGAACTTCCAATCACAAAAACTTTTACTGTTGCCATTCAGTTTGGTGCCATACTCTCTGTTGTATTTTTATACTGGCGTAAATTCTTAGTTGTTGATTTTAATTTTTATAAAAAATTACTGATAGCATTTATTCCTGCTGCTGTTTTAGGCAAACTGCTTGACGACTATATTGATGCCTTGCTTGAAAATGTACTTGTTGTTGCAGCCATGCTGCTTGTTGGTGGTATAATTTTTATTCTTCTTGACAAATGGTTTCAAAAAACAGAAGAGCGCGGAAGCGAAGAACTCCTAAAAGATAAGTCTGCGTTTTATATAGGACTTTTTCAGTGTATTGCCATGATACCCGGTGTATCCCGTTCGGCAGCCACCATCATTGGCGGACTGGCTCAGGGACTCAATAAAAAAGCTGCAGCAGAATTTTCGTTCTTTTTGGCTGTGCCCACCATGTTTGCAGCAACACTTTATAAAATGTATGGCTTTTATAAATTGAACGGAGGATTCACTACAGAAGAAATAAAACTATTTGCTGTAGGCAATGTGGTGGCATTTATTGTGGCAGCCATTGCTATCAAATCTTTTATAAGCTATCTGACCAAACATGGTTTTAAAATTTTTGGCTGGTACAGAATAATTATTGGTGCTGCCATTTTGCTGTTGCACTTTGCCGGCATTGAACTTAAAATGCTTTAATCGCAATGCCTGATTTTTTGATGGGCGAAACGCTTCTGGTTGACAAACCGCTGGAATGGACTTCGTTTGATGTGGTAAACAAACTAAGAGGCACCTTGCAACATCAGAAACTTGAAGACGGCAGTCGTCCATTCAAAAAAATAAAAGTTGGACATGCCGGAACTTTAGACCCACTGGCAACAGGCCTGCTGATTGTCTGTACAGGCAAGGCCACCAAAAGCATTGAGTCTTTAATGGGTCTCGAAAAAGAATATACAGGAACTTTTACCTTGGGCGCTACCACACCTTCTTATGATGCAGAAACACCGGTAAACAAAACCTTTGATATAGCACACATCACCACTGAACAAATTCATCAGGCAGCGCAAACTTTTATTGGAGAAACAGAGCAACTGCCTCCGGCACATTCTGCAGTAATCATTCAGGGCGAGCGTGCCTATGAAAAAGCAAGACGTGGCGAAGAAGTAACAGTAACCCCACGAAAAATAAATATACATCGTTTTGAGATTACAGCCATAGCAATGCCTGTGATTTCTTTTCGAGTAATATGCAGCAAAGGAACCTACATTCGTTCTTTAGCCAACGATTTTGGTAAGGCACTTAATTCAGGAGCCTATTTAAGCTCACTCATCCGTACACGAATTGGGAATTTTAATCTTAGTGCAGCACACACCGTTGAGCATTATGTTGAAGCCATAAGAAACTTGCATAAATAATTCTTTTTAGTTGTTTGCGTTTTTAAACGAAGCACTGGAACTCCAAAAAATAGCTTCATACTATAATAGCCCTATAGGGGCTATATATGAAAACAATCTGTCAGAATTTAAACAGCCTCAAAAAACGAAAAGCTGCCATGCAAGGCAGCCTTTGTTTTTTACAGGAGTTATACAACTGCTAATACAAACTCAACGGCATATCCTTATTATAAGTAACAGCATAACTAAACTTAAGTGTTTTATACTCCTTGCTGTTTACAGCCATCGTCCATTTAAGCAAACCGGTTTGCTCATTGTATTCAGCCTTGTTATGGTCTTTCATCTCCACTTTAATTTCTTTATTGTTTGACAATGGAATTTGATCCTCCACAATCAATTCAATTTTTCTGCTCTTGTTGTTTTTTAAGCGCAACTCATACGCTACGGTTTTTGTAATTTCATTACCCAGCAGTTTGTTATTTTCTTTTACAGGAAGTTTGGTGCGGGTAATGGTTATACCGTTATCGCGCCCCAGGGCAAGTTCAAGTGTATCGTTTATTACTGTTGGGTTTAAAACAGTTTCGCCTACGTATGTTCCCTCGTAAAACACATTGGCGCGGCCGGGCAGCAGATTAAGATTTTCCCAACCGGTAACACGTGCCAGTAAAAATGCTTCGCTTTCTATTTTAGGCACTAAGTAATGGCAATAGGTGCTGGGTAATTCGCTGGTTTTAACACTTACTATATGGTTTTTACCATCACTGGGTATGTCATAAGCCAATGCAATATCAAACTCAACATTGGTCATGGTTTCTATAAGTTGTGAGTAATTTGCTGCCGATTGTGCAGGTGCCAATTCATCCATATCTTTTTTAGCAGCATCCATTTGCTCATTACCTGCAATGGTGTTTAGCAATGATTTTTCTCGTGCGCCTTTGAGGTAAGCCGGTTGTTGTGTGTAGTAGTTAATGTACCAGGGTGGCAGCACAGGTTTTATGTTGCTGCGGTTAGGGTTGCCTGTGCTTAGTTTTAGTTTTACATCGTTCCAGTTTTCGCCTGACGTTTGATACACGTTGGCTTTATACGTTAACTGTACAGGTGCCGTAATTGTAGTGCTGCGCAAATCATAACTGGGTACCCAGCCTGCACCGGTAACCATGTAGCTTACTTCCACTGCTGCCGTTGCTGCTTCATCAGCACTCACAGTTACTATTACCTCGTGTACAGGCTCATATTTCTTTTCAGGCTCTTCCTTGGTTTTATAGGTGCGCAGGTCATTTATACGCGCATTGGCTCTTGCCAGCAATTCATTGTTTCGTTTTTCATCACGTTTTATTTTCCCTAATTGCGTGTTTATATCCGTTAACTTTATTCTGAAAAACTCCATTGCCTTTATCAGCACAGCCAGTGAGTCGCTTTTTCCTTCGCCTTTGGTTAGTTTGTTTTTAAGTATCATATCTTTTTCTAACTGCAATGCACTTTCTTTTTCGGCAAGGTCGCCTGCATAAAAATTTGCTTCTGCAATGGAGTCTTCCAGCAGCTTTATTTCTTTTAATACAGCAGCAGGCAATGTACTTTCTTTAGGCGCCACAGGTTCGGGGTATCTTATATTGTGCTTTACTTCAAGCACCACAAAGTTGCCTTTACCACCTGCCTGCACACTTGCAGGGTTTATAAAAGGCGAAACACCTCCAAACACAAGCTGCGTAACACCGGGCGATAAGGCTACCTGCGAGTTACGAAAAACCTGCGCACCTTGTGTAAATACGGTTACACTTTTAACGTTGGATTTAACTGCTTTTTCAACAGATGCTTCAGTATATTGTGCGATAAACAGAGTCGCTGCAAAAAATAGTTTTTTCATTTTACTTCCTGTATTAATGTTTAATTTACAGGATAGATGCAATGCCCGGATATATTCCATAAAAAACGGAGGTACAATCTGCACCTCCTTTTTAAACAAGTGTTTTTATGCTTAATTACAATAAACGAACGTTTACTGCATTTAATCCTTTTTTTCCTTGTTGCACTTCAAAAACCACATTGTCGTTTTCACGAATGTTTTCTTTAATTCCTGAAACGTGCACGAAGATGTCTTCTCCGTTTTCTGCTT
This portion of the Bacteroidia bacterium genome encodes:
- the truB gene encoding tRNA pseudouridine(55) synthase TruB; this encodes MPDFLMGETLLVDKPLEWTSFDVVNKLRGTLQHQKLEDGSRPFKKIKVGHAGTLDPLATGLLIVCTGKATKSIESLMGLEKEYTGTFTLGATTPSYDAETPVNKTFDIAHITTEQIHQAAQTFIGETEQLPPAHSAVIIQGERAYEKARRGEEVTVTPRKINIHRFEITAIAMPVISFRVICSKGTYIRSLANDFGKALNSGAYLSSLIRTRIGNFNLSAAHTVEHYVEAIRNLHK
- a CDS encoding permease-like cell division protein FtsX, producing the protein MSEDNKLARKALRSSNISTVISISLVLFLIGSLGLLLINAKQLSDYLKENVILTVMLKQDAAEADIQNLKKQLDGNAFIKEVTYISSEQAAEQLKQELGEDFNTFLGFNPLLPLMEIKLKPDYTEENNILQLKDFISKNNIVKEVYFQESLLDAINKNIRNISLIILGFSAVLFFIAGALINNTIRLALYAKRMLIKSMKLVGATRNFIRKPFIVRGILQGLIGAVIANMMILVVFYYAKKQIPEIIAFENPVNLSIVLGIVVFLGIFISGFSTYFAVNKYLRQRTEDIF
- a CDS encoding undecaprenyl-diphosphate phosphatase, with amino-acid sequence MNTLQAIILAIIEGITEFLPVSSTGHMIIGSSVMGIAELPITKTFTVAIQFGAILSVVFLYWRKFLVVDFNFYKKLLIAFIPAAVLGKLLDDYIDALLENVLVVAAMLLVGGIIFILLDKWFQKTEERGSEELLKDKSAFYIGLFQCIAMIPGVSRSAATIIGGLAQGLNKKAAAEFSFFLAVPTMFAATLYKMYGFYKLNGGFTTEEIKLFAVGNVVAFIVAAIAIKSFISYLTKHGFKIFGWYRIIIGAAILLLHFAGIELKML
- a CDS encoding cold-shock protein, translated to MQNGTVKFFNETKGFGFIKAENGEDIFVHVSGIKENIRENDNVVFEVQQGKKGLNAVNVRLL
- a CDS encoding DUF3098 domain-containing protein; its protein translation is MNYMLMIGGIVLILLGYMLMSGGGSADPKVFNPAIFDTQRLTVAPIMVVLGYALEVFAIVVNAKD
- a CDS encoding DUF4139 domain-containing protein codes for the protein MKKLFFAATLFIAQYTEASVEKAVKSNVKSVTVFTQGAQVFRNSQVALSPGVTQLVFGGVSPFINPASVQAGGKGNFVVLEVKHNIRYPEPVAPKESTLPAAVLKEIKLLEDSIAEANFYAGDLAEKESALQLEKDMILKNKLTKGEGKSDSLAVLIKAMEFFRIKLTDINTQLGKIKRDEKRNNELLARANARINDLRTYKTKEEPEKKYEPVHEVIVTVSADEAATAAVEVSYMVTGAGWVPSYDLRSTTITAPVQLTYKANVYQTSGENWNDVKLKLSTGNPNRSNIKPVLPPWYINYYTQQPAYLKGAREKSLLNTIAGNEQMDAAKKDMDELAPAQSAANYSQLIETMTNVEFDIALAYDIPSDGKNHIVSVKTSELPSTYCHYLVPKIESEAFLLARVTGWENLNLLPGRANVFYEGTYVGETVLNPTVINDTLELALGRDNGITITRTKLPVKENNKLLGNEITKTVAYELRLKNNKSRKIELIVEDQIPLSNNKEIKVEMKDHNKAEYNEQTGLLKWTMAVNSKEYKTLKFSYAVTYNKDMPLSLY